One genomic region from Reichenbachiella ulvae encodes:
- a CDS encoding transposase — protein sequence MTRKKYTSKFKTKVVLEAIKEQSSVAELAQKYELAPQQINLWKREFLANAEGVFEKKGKSKKSQIEDERDQLLKVIGQLKVENDFLNDALR from the coding sequence ATGACACGCAAGAAGTACACATCAAAATTCAAGACGAAGGTGGTATTAGAGGCCATCAAAGAGCAATCAAGTGTAGCAGAACTAGCACAGAAATATGAACTAGCCCCTCAGCAAATCAACCTCTGGAAAAGAGAGTTTTTGGCCAATGCAGAGGGTGTTTTTGAGAAAAAAGGCAAGAGCAAGAAGTCCCAAATTGAAGATGAACGTGATCAGCTGCTTAAGGTAATTGGGCAACTTAAAGTTGAGAATGATTTTTTAAACGACGCCTTGCGGTAA
- a CDS encoding IS3 family transposase → MSMAKQCKLLSLHRSGIYYKPRGESELNLKLMRMMDEHYLHHSFKGARSMHTWLTKDKGLQVSKNRVERLYYRVMGLRATQPGKHTSRRHKAHKVYPYLLRNLTVKRPNQVWAIDITYIPMKKGFMYLIAIIDLYSRYVVNWSVSNSMDADWCLNCLEEAIETHGKPEILNTDQGSQFTSEVFANFVLSQDIKLSMDGKGRAIDNAFIERLWRSVKYEKLYLNPPKDGMDLYLLVAEYFNYYNMERRHTSIENQRPIDLYQTTQKQAA, encoded by the coding sequence TTGAGTATGGCAAAGCAGTGCAAACTACTTTCCCTACACCGTTCGGGAATATATTATAAGCCCAGAGGAGAATCTGAATTGAACTTAAAACTCATGCGTATGATGGACGAGCATTATCTCCACCATTCTTTTAAGGGGGCACGCAGCATGCATACCTGGCTGACCAAAGACAAGGGACTGCAGGTGAGCAAAAATCGGGTTGAACGACTCTACTATCGGGTGATGGGGCTTAGAGCTACCCAGCCTGGAAAACATACTTCCAGACGGCACAAGGCTCATAAAGTGTACCCTTATCTGCTTCGTAATCTGACCGTGAAACGTCCCAATCAGGTCTGGGCAATAGACATCACCTACATCCCAATGAAGAAGGGTTTTATGTATTTGATAGCCATTATTGACCTCTACAGCAGGTATGTAGTCAATTGGTCAGTATCTAACTCAATGGATGCGGACTGGTGCCTAAACTGCCTAGAAGAGGCTATAGAAACACATGGAAAGCCAGAGATCCTCAATACCGATCAAGGCTCACAGTTTACATCAGAAGTCTTCGCCAACTTCGTCTTGAGTCAAGACATCAAATTGAGTATGGACGGAAAAGGAAGGGCTATTGACAATGCCTTTATTGAGCGGTTGTGGAGAAGTGTAAAGTATGAAAAACTGTACCTCAATCCACCTAAGGACGGTATGGATCTGTACCTACTAGTGGCAGAGTACTTCAACTACTACAACATGGAAAGAAGGCATACAAGTATCGAGAATCAGAGACCGATTGATCTCTATCAAACCACCCAAAAACAGGCCGCCTAA
- a CDS encoding site-specific integrase, giving the protein MLNHFFYLQTQKKDKNDKIPVYIDLSFDGQRIRKAVKKIKIKSADWNPSKQRVRKPSRNGEYNNYEEYNEILEDLTEAVHRINKVSLKFNITLSKQYVLEKLENPRSIELEERSFFKVFDEYLETSRSTKAEWTIKGHRTAQRFLENFEKKTKYKITFENIDLSFFETLRKYAYQEKGIANNYFARIIAALKAFMTWSFDKGYHINLEYKKFKAPEIEKEVIYLTVDELMKFYKHDFKSRKLEHVRDTYCFGCFTGLRFSDIRSLNMSHIRDGYIVKSIQKTGEVNNRIPLNKYALEILKKYEGSIHEPLPIISVQKFNKYLKDCAEEADINSPTAVVRQSGGKRIETVVPKHQLITSHTARKTFVTNSLILGMKEMVVRNITGHKKEENFRRYVKIAEEFKKSEMDNTWDKI; this is encoded by the coding sequence ATGCTAAATCACTTCTTCTATCTTCAAACCCAAAAGAAGGATAAAAACGACAAAATCCCAGTATATATTGACCTTTCATTTGATGGTCAACGAATCAGAAAAGCTGTCAAAAAAATAAAGATCAAATCGGCTGATTGGAACCCGTCTAAACAACGAGTTCGAAAGCCAAGTAGAAATGGAGAGTACAACAATTATGAAGAGTACAATGAAATATTGGAGGACCTGACCGAGGCTGTCCATAGAATCAATAAGGTTTCCCTAAAATTCAATATAACCCTCAGCAAACAATACGTATTAGAAAAACTTGAGAACCCAAGGTCAATAGAACTTGAAGAAAGGTCTTTTTTTAAAGTTTTTGATGAATACCTGGAGACAAGTAGATCCACCAAAGCTGAGTGGACAATCAAGGGCCACCGAACTGCACAAAGGTTTCTAGAGAATTTTGAAAAGAAGACTAAGTACAAAATCACTTTTGAGAATATAGATCTTAGTTTCTTTGAGACGCTCAGAAAGTATGCCTATCAAGAAAAAGGAATAGCAAACAACTACTTTGCACGAATCATAGCAGCTCTAAAAGCATTTATGACCTGGTCCTTTGACAAAGGCTATCATATCAACTTGGAGTACAAAAAATTCAAAGCTCCAGAAATAGAAAAGGAAGTAATCTACCTAACCGTAGATGAACTAATGAAATTTTACAAGCATGACTTCAAATCAAGAAAACTAGAACATGTAAGAGACACCTATTGCTTTGGCTGTTTTACTGGACTCAGATTTTCAGACATACGATCACTCAACATGTCTCACATCAGAGATGGATACATAGTAAAGTCAATCCAAAAAACTGGTGAAGTCAACAACCGAATTCCACTTAACAAATATGCACTAGAAATATTGAAGAAATATGAAGGTTCGATCCACGAGCCTCTACCTATTATTTCTGTCCAGAAGTTCAATAAATATCTAAAGGATTGTGCCGAAGAAGCAGATATTAATTCTCCTACTGCAGTAGTAAGACAATCCGGCGGTAAGCGCATCGAAACTGTTGTACCCAAACACCAACTAATCACCAGTCACACGGCCAGGAAAACATTCGTGACAAATTCATTGATTCTAGGAATGAAAGAGATGGTGGTTAGAAATATTACCGGCCACAAGAAAGAAGAAAACTTTAGGCGGTACGTGAAGATTGCTGAAGAATTCAAGAAATCTGAAATGGATAATACATGGGATAAAATTTGA